Genomic segment of Eretmochelys imbricata isolate rEreImb1 chromosome 24, rEreImb1.hap1, whole genome shotgun sequence:
cagcagggggcagtggggggacgggggcagcaaggggcagcgtggggcaggggggtgtcgggggcagcagggggcagggggaggttgggcagtggggggcggggggcagcggaggttcgggggggcagcggggctcggggggccccTCTCACCCCCCGCTCTCTCCGCAGAAGGCCGACCTGGCTGTCGCCGCCTTCACCATCACGGCGGAGCGGGAGAAGGTGATCGACTTCTCCAAGCCCTTCATGACCCTGGGGATCAGCATCCTGTACCGGGTGCACATGGTAGGGGGGCCTGGGGCGCCTGGGGGGTTCAGTCCCTGGGGGAGGCTCAGGTGGGGGGAGCTCCCCGAGGGAGGGGCCTTGGCCCAGGGCGGAGGGTGGGTCTGTGGGGGGTGCAGTCCCAGGGGGACGCTCAGCCCCCCGTCTCCCCCTCTCTAGGGCCGCAAGCCCGGCTACTTCTCCTTCCTGGACCCCTTCTCCCCGGCCGTCTGGCTCTTCATGCTCCTGGCCTACCTGGCCGTCAGCTGCGTCCTCTTCCTGGCCGCCCGGTAACGCCCCCCGCGGGGAGACGATGGGACGAGTGGGGGGCTGGgttccgggggggagggggcaggacggGGGGGGCTAggtggggggtgggctctggcgatgtggcggggagggggtggagggaagtgggggggccGGCAGGGAAGCGGGGACAGGGACCGGGGGGCGTCTGGGATGGGGGGACAGGGGCGGGGGTGCCAGGGACGGGGCGGCAGGCATGGGGGCAGCAGGGACGGGGTGtcggggacagggatgggggggacagggaggggggcagggacagggggcgtaagggggcagggatgggggggacagggacggggGCAGGGTGCCCAGCGaccccccctcactgcccctgccccccaggctgaGCCCCTACGAGTGGcacaacccccacccctgcctgcggGGGCGCCCCCATGTGCTGGAGAACCACTACACCCTGGGCAACAGCCTCTGGTTCCCCATCGGCGGCTTCATGCAGCAGGGCTCCGAGGTCCTTCCCCGGGCCCTGTCCACGCGCTGCGTCAGCGGGGTCTGGTGAGTgccgggccggggctggggggcctcggggggcagcggggctggAGCCCTGTGCTCTGGGGGGCCTCGGGGGGTAGCGGGGGCTGGAGCCCTGTGCTCTGGGGGGATctcggggggcagcaggggggctcggggggctggagccctgggctctggggggcagcgggggtcTCAGGGGGCTGCTCTCtggggagcagtggagggcaGCAGGGGGTCTCGGGGGGTCCCCTCTCCCGGCCTGGCCCCGCAGCGCTGCTCCCTGACCCCCGGGCTCCCCGCCAGGTGGGCTTTCACCCTGATCATCATCTCGTCCTACACGGCCAACCTGGCCGCCTTCCTGACGGTGCAGCGCATGGAGGTCCCCGTGGAGTCGGCCGACGACCTGGCCGACCAGACCAACATCGAGTACGGCACCATCCACGCCGGCTCCACCATGACCTTCTTCCAGGTGAGCCCGCGGCCCCGCTCCCGCCCCGCGAGCCCCGGCCCCGCCGGCGCCCCGGTCCTGCCCcgcaggccccagccctgccgggcCCCTCCCTcgcgccccgcagcccccgggcccccactcccgccccgcagcccccgggcccccactcccgccccacagcccccggccccgccgggCCCCTCCCTcgcgccccgcagcccccgggcTCCCGCCCCGCAGCTCCCGGCCCTGCCGGGCCCCTCCCTCacgccccgcagcccccaggcccccactcccgccccacagcccctggcCCCGCCGGGCCCCTCCGTcgcgccccgcagcccccgggcccccactcccgccccgcagcccccgggcccccactcccgccccgcagcccccagccccgccgggcCCCTCCCTcgcgccccgcagcccccgggcccccactcccgccccgcagcccccgggcccccactcccgccccgcagcccccagccccgccgggcCCCTCCCTcgcgccccgcagcccccaggcccactcccaccccgcagcccccgggCCCCTCCCTcgcgccccgcagcccccaggcccccactcctccccgcagcccctgggccccGCCAGGCACCTCCCTcgcgccccgcagcccccgggcTCCCGCCCCGCAGCTCCCGGCCCCGCCGGGCCTCTCCCTcgcgccccgcagcccccaggcccactcccgccccgcagcccccgggaccctccctcctgccccgcagcccccaggcccccgctcctccccgcagcccctgggccccGCCAGGCACCtccctcccgccccgcagccccccagctctgcccgtgccccccgctcccgcccgcagccccccggcggcccagccctgggcccccccaagcctgccggtgcccctccctccggCAGACCTCCCGGTACCAGACCTATCAGCGGATGTGGAATTACATGCTCTCCAAGCGGCCCAGCGTCTTCGTGAAGAGCACGGAGGAGGGCATCGCCCGGGTGCTGAGCTCCAGATACGCCTTCCTGCTGGAGTCCACCATGAACGAGTATCACCGCGGCCGGGACTGCAACCTCACCCAGATCGGGGGGCTGCTGGACACCAAGGGCTACGGCATCGGCATGCCGCTGGgtaggggggcagggccgggggcactGGACCTGCGGGGGCCTGCCGCCCCGCGGGGGCCTGCATCTGCCACTCCTGGGGCAGCtggtgggaggctggggggggtctCTTGTCTAGGGGGAGGGacaggtcagggctgggggggcgctgggggccaAGGGTGTTCCCCAAACGGGGCTGGGCCACGTGGAGTTATTGGGGTCAGACTGGTCCCTCCGGAGGacgggggggggcagaggctggtgCCCCAGGCGGGGCCGTGTGGGCCGGGGGTCTCCCCCAGCGCCCGTCGGAGCGGCACCTCCCCGGCACGGCACAAAGGGCCCCGCTGCCCCCTCGGGCCCTTCTCGCCGTCCAGCTGCTGGGACGCTGGGCGCCTCGTGCTGAGCAAGCGCGGCAGGGTCTGGAAGAAGGAGCTGGGAGTGCCCGGGCCGCCCGGGGCTGCCGGCTTTCCGACGGCGCAGGGCCCCACAGGCCCACGCCGCCCAGCGACCCGCGCGCCTGGGACGGGCCACCTGCCGGGGCCGGCTCTGTCAGAGCTTTAAACCCAGAACCGAGGAGAGGGGCAGCCTCAAACTCCTTCTCCTGGAGTCGCCCGTCGTGGGATCCGGCACCGAGcacctccctggccaggagcaccCCGGCCTGCGTTAGCGAGACTCCATGTGGAGCAGGATGTCCGGCACCGCCCGCCCAGTCCCGACGCACGTCTCCGGGTGCCAAGGACCAGCGCCAGCCGCAtggcactgcccccagccccaggccgaAGAAGTCGCACGGGCGTCACTCCCCGCTGAGGAAGCCCACGGAGCGAGGGAGACCCGGGCCGGGCCACTCCCAAAACAGACATTGACGGGTTGGCCCCGGGAAGGTGCCCGCGGGCTCCCCACCGAGGGTGAGCCATGGAGGGGAGAcaggcctggccatgcctcccGCCCTCCCAGCACCGTCTCCCCGGAATTGTGACCCACAGGGCCAGCTCCGGCACCGCAGGACCCCTGGGGACGGGTCCCGGTCCTGGGCAAGCCATCAGTGGGGGTGCAGCACCACCCGCCGTCTCCCTCATCCTCACGGGGGCCGACCCCAGAGCGTCGCTCGCCGCCCGGGCACGGGCGCTGGCCCAGGAGGGGACGAGCGCGGGTTGGCCCGGGCGACTGGCTGCTCAGGGCCGGCCCAGGGACACGGTGGAGGCACGTGTGGGTCTCGTGGGATCCACCTGCCGGAATCTGGGCTCCTGATAATGAACCGTCGCCCGTCTCGCCGGCTCAGGATAGAACCGGAGGGGCAGTTTCTGGCTCGAACCAGGCTGGGGCCTCCCTCCGGAGAACCACTTCAGGGCCTCGCAGCACCTGGGCTACGGGACGTCCCATCACCACAGCCAGGAGCTCATGTTCCAGGGACGCTCTGGGGGCACATGGGACTTGTACGGCTCAGACGCAGCCCCTCCAATTGTGGCTGCATCAGGCTGTGACCCAGGGCAGGCGTTCACACTgtcccggggtccccgggcgatgctctgacctgctccccacgaagccaggcaggactctggggaagtctcctctcggggagcagcctgtctgcaggacacacaccTCACCCGGCTTCcctcttcctgggtctgacctcggagcattcagcctcctctgcccctccgggcacttcccacagtgagtccacacaggcggggtcctggggggggccagagggtcctgccccccaactccgcagtcagacgggactctcagccagccaggaaaacagaagatttattagacgacaggaacatggtctaaaacagagcttgtaggtgcagagaacaggacccctcagctgggtccattttggggggcagtgagcgagacaaccccatctgcccttcactccatgtcccagccagccccaaactgaaactacctccagccccccctcctctgggctttgtccctgtcccgggccaggtggtcaccggattcctttgttctccaacccttcagctctcaccttgcaggggggaagggcccaggccatcagttgccaggaaacagggtgtcggccattctctgtgtccagacccctgcacacacctgccccctagggctctgcaatgatcatacacccttaccccaccccctagatacttaagaactgcataggggaaactgaggtacccccacactattcagaggaaacattaagaacagtcccacttcgtcacatctctccccccttcgagatcgaactgagcggggtcactttagccggtgacctggggaagttcgaagccaccaacgttgccgtggatgccccagcatctctcccattccttggtaggagttacaccaggcccttccagtttcacgccctcccttaggtcgggtgTGTTCGATGGCACTCGCAGCTGGCACGTGGgcaggtttatgcggcccgtgccctttggccaccccaaaatcCCAGGGGTCAAACCGAGATCAGGTCTTCTCCCAGCCCTCCAGTCTGGAGGCCTTCAATttgggctctcttggttaagagcccccaccTTGACCTTGGCCCCCCTCTGTCCATGTGTCTCTGTCACCCGCCGCTTGGCATCAGCCCCTTTCATTGGATGCAGCCACGTCTGGGCAGAGGGGTCAGGATACACCCCAAAGCGCCGCCCAAAGAGATCCGGCTGCAGCTTCTTAAGGGCCTGCCCCACGGCCAGGGATTTCTTCTCTATGGCCAAGTAATTCTGTTCCCGGGGCAGCAGCTTCTTGCTTGGGCACCCAGTGGGATGTCTCCTCCCCTTAGCATCGACCTGCCCAGCCCTGCGTCTGAGGTGTCGGTGAACACTGAAAAGGGCTGGGCACTGTCCGGGTTCACCAGATTTACCAGGCCCTGGATTAGAGCCTGCTTCAGTGCACAGAGAGCCTCTcacactgctcggtccagaccacttcatctggcttccccttcttgcacaGCTGAGTGAGGGGGGCAGCTAGGGAGCTCAAGTGGGGTACAAACCCATGGTAGTTCCCCCCCATCCCGCTAAAGGCCTGgacctgtttcttggtctggagaatgggccagtctctgatcctctcccccagcccgtgGGACGGAGGGTGATCTGCAGAGGTCCAGGGccagaccccacatttctcccaccaGCCCCGTAGCAGGGTGACATGACATTGGACCCCTTGGCTGTAAGGACCTTGCTGGGGACCCCCCCTCTGCTGAAGATGGTCAGCAGCAAGTCTGCCGAGGCAGAGGGCAGATCCCCCACCCCGGGGTAGCAGGTGGCGAAAAATCCATCACCACCAGGACGTATTTCTTCCCTGACCTGGTCACCTTGCTAaggggccccactatgtccaGAGCCCCCTTCCCTGCCGTGGGATCACTTCCCAGCAGCGCCTCTGGACCAGGCAAACCTGGCTGGCAGCCGACCTGCCCTGCcagtgtctccccccactcagctggggtctcagctccccccttgctcagcgctgcccttgctgtcccagtgggggtaggcagcgagctccctgctttcctcactgcatcagagccagcctgagccccctctccggtgtgcaaggggggcggggagccccaggggtctggtcacaggcaggcaggtagcctgagcctagccgctcctcccccctgccagccaggtcatctgcattttcactgaccatttccctctccaccgactggttccctggattcaaattcaaacccttggccgttacaggagcagggcctggatcctgtcccaaagagacacagtcaccccacaacagggtctcgcagctggtgtcctggagaaccccaacggccagccagccccacccctcctgggtctgcacagggatctgggccataggcagggcgaggggcttcgtccctgggaccctcacccagctcacccagcccctcagcctctgaggctgcaccacccagggcctgacaccagttctctctgtgccaggatctcgccaccccaggaatgtctccccattgaccatcaccttccgctcccactgggggtccgaggggcctggccccaggaaactccacacagacagataggtcggggtcaggagtgggagcctgtccacctccccacccatctggctgacagagtctgtggccttgggcctctccgctcccccaccgccagttcatgctgctgctgcttctgcagctcttcctcgggctctcgctgtctcccacagtcctcttgctctctcggactcagctccaatcccgtccgtctccgatcccccgatggggaacccgatcgtgaagacccccgtctggtcggggacaggagtcttggggatgcctggctactactccagctgctcccagatcctgctatagccccatttggggtcaggaatctgtccctgagagcggtcatcctcctccagctgcacggttaactctgctttggtgaactttccaatgctcaaccctctctttctgcacagggttacaatgtccttcttcaggagacggtgacaggccgtcactccgctcttcccaagttgttgtggactcacaggcctgtgtgctctcagctccccacggtctccagggagaacccctagtgtgccagccctcctcgaggtcaccacctctttgccagggttgagcggcagactcctccgcccctgggaccgctcactgcaatcccccggggaaccctgttactgcaaaagtccttctcgctggtcacacactcccaggggttaaccgcccccccgaaaccgctcctctctgagccttcagcacgcctggtcctcgtcagtcccccttcattttactgctccccagtcacttactgcaggaagcgccgtccacggggtgcagtagatcccaccgctgccaccagttctcacggagtccccgggcgatgctctggaactgctccctgcgaagccaggcaggactctggggaagcctcctctctgtgagcagcctgtctgcaggacacacagctcacccggctccaccttcctgggtctgacctcagagcattcagcctcctctgcccctccgtgcgcttcccacagccagtccgcccaggtggggtcctggggaagccagagggtcctgccccccagttccacagtcagacgtggctctcagccagccagtaaaacagaaggtttattagacgacaggaacatggtctaacacagagcttgagGAGCAGAGAGCAGGATCCCTCAGctaggtccattttggggggcagtgagtcagacaaccacgtctgcccttcacttcatgtcccagccagccccaaactgaaactctctccagcccccccccccccctcctctgggctttgtccctttccccaccggattcctttgttctccaaccctttagctctctttagcttgcagggggaagggcccaggccatcactGGCTAGGAGACAGAGTgttggccatttatgtaccctgacCCTTTGCTTtccaacaattacacccccttatgccaccccctagagacttaagaaatgcctaggggaaactgaggcaccctacagtattcagaggaaacatgaagaacagtcccgcttcgtcacagatGCTCACTCTGCAGTGGTGGCTGGCCCGGGACCGGTGTGCGCTGACGTTCCCTTTGCAAGGCCCCTTCGATGTCGCTGCTCACTGACAGGACGGGAGCTCCTCTGGGACCCCGCCAGCCCCAGGCCTGCGGGCACCAGAGGAATTAGCGTCACAGCGCTCAGAGTGGCGTGTCTAGCCTGCCGGGCGGTTCAGCCTACGGGCCGGGGTGCGTCAGTCCGTATGGACAATCCGACCGCGACGTACCCAGGAGCTCTCGCTGCAACTCTGGGATTCCTGGATAGCAACATCCCCCCGAAGCCGTTTCCCTGCTGGGCTTGCAGAACCGGCTGGGGATCCACTGAGCAGGTCCCCAGTGATCACGTGTGGCCCATTCACCCGGACACCTGGAATGCCGTTGTCTGGACGGGGGAGTCCCCCAGGTGGACCCAGCTGCGGCCAGGCAGGAAATGCCCCCAGTTTTGCTCACATACGggacacagcccaggctccatctcGGACGCCTGCCATCTGCCATGGGGAGGGAGACGTCGCGAGGCCTCCCCCCCCATTGCCCCGTATTCCCAAGGCTCTGCTCCGGGCCAGGAGGGACAGGGCGTGGGCGATCCTCACAGCCCCGGCTCGACCTGTCCAGAGACGCGCCGATCAGCCACCCGGCACCGCGAGAGCGGGGAAGCTCCATGGCGGGCCCGGCGGAGCGGAGCTGCTTGGCCCTGCTCCGAGCCGGCTGGGCAGCAGGAACCGGGAAAGCGGGCGAGTCTCCCTGGCGGCCGTTCCTGCGGCCCCAGCCTCTCGGAGGTCCGGGTCCGGACGCGCGTTTCTTCAGGGCCAAGGTGCGACTCCGCTCACATCCCTCCGGCGGTGACGGGGGCCGGGAGCTTTTCCTTGCGGTCTCTGGCTGAAGCCGCGCGCTCGCCGGGAGAACAGGCCTCGCCGCGGGCAGGGAAAGGAGCCCGCCCGCGTCTCCCTCGCTGCCACGCACCGGCCGGAAGGGAACCGAGCCGGCCCAGGGAATCTCCTCCTGGGTCCCAGCCGGCCTCGGCACGGGCTGCCCCGGCGAAGGGCTCGTCAGTCCAGGCCCGGGGGATGCAGAGCGctccgctccccccgccccaccacacCCATCCCACCGCCCCACGGTGGCTGGGGGTCGCCGCCGGGGGACTCGCAGCAGAACAGCCGCTTTCCGACCTCCGAAGGGCCGCTCGAGTCTGTGTCCCGCCGGAGCTGCCGGTGAGAAGGGCCCGAGGGGCGGTGGGGCCTTTTTACCGCGCCAGGGAGGTGCCCGCACGGACCCGCCTGGGAAGGGACATGACTGCAGAGCTCAGAGACCTGCTACGGGTCAGTAACCGGCTGTTCCCTTGGGGGGTCccagggtgcaggggggtgggggcagcgggttgcagggggcagagcGGGCCACAGGCTGTTCTCtaggggggtcctggggggcaggaggttgcagggggcagggtgggctgAGACTGTTCCcttggggagtcctggggggcaggatggCAGATGGGGGGCTGGGTAGTCCTGGGCTATTCCCTGGGGTCAAGCTGGGGGCAGCAGCGTCCTgaccccccctcgcccccccaggcTCCCCGTTCCGGGACGAGATCACGCTGGCCATTCTGCAGCTGCAGGAGAACAACCGGCTGGAGATCCTCAAGCGCaagtggtgggaggggggcaagTGCCCCAAGGAGCAGGACCATCGGGCCAAAGGTGAGGGGGCCGGGGGGCGCTTGCAggaccaggctggggggcagaggtgggggcaggggagtgaccCACGGGGCTgacttcccctcacccccccgtcTCTCCTCCCAGGCCTGGGCATGGAGAACATCGGGGGCATTTTTGTGGTTCTCATCTGTGGACTCGTGGTCGCCGTCTTCGTGGCTGTCATGGAGTTCGTCTGGGCGACGCGACGCTCAGCGGAGACCGAGGAGGTGGGGGGCGCTGGggcgcagggggtggggagggaacccaggctccGGTGCTggtagcggggtgggggggtgacaaaagaacccaggcatccagtgctgaggtgggagggaagtggggaaggaacccaggtgtccgggacCGGTCTGGGTCAGCGAAGAAGGAAGCCGGGCGTCTGGcagcgggagggggtgaggcgggaacccaggcgtccggcgcCCTGACCCCCcgctctccccccagctctcggTGTGCCAGGAGATGCTGCGGGAGCTGCGCCAGGCCGTGGCGTGCCGGAAGCCCACGCGGTCCCGGCAGCGCCGGCGGCCCCCAGCCCGGGCAGCCCGGGCCCTTCGCGCCGTCCGCGAGATGCGGCTCAGCAACGGGAAGCTCTACGCGGGGCCCCTGGCCTCCGAGCccgccccccagcgcctcctggaGGAGCCCGCCCGGCCCTGCACCCACATCCGCATCTGCCACGAGTGCCGCCGCATCCAGACTCTGCGGGGGGCCCCCCCGACCCCCCGccggcccccgccccccgaggAGGGCACCCCGCGACGGGGGGGGCCCCGGGACCCGACTGAGCAGGAATGACCCCTGCCGCGGCCTTCGCCCCTCTTGACATGTACGCCGTGCGTATGCCAGGACTCCGGGGTCGGGGGGGCCTGGGGACAGGACCCCCCAGGGACGAGACCCTCCCACAGTGCTCCCCTGGAGATGGGACCCCCACTGGGAATGGGCGTCCTCCACACAGGGGTGCC
This window contains:
- the GRIK5 gene encoding glutamate receptor ionotropic, kainate 5; its protein translation is MNVPTASQQEREVCQILPKGVVSVLGPASSPASAATVSHICGEKEIPHVKVGPEETPRLQYLRFASVSLYPSNEDLSLALARILQSLDYPSASLICAKAECLLRLEELVRQFLISKETLSIRMLDDAHDPTPLLKEIRDDKISTIIIDANASLSYLVLKKASELGMTSAFYKYILTTLDFPTLHLDDVVDDHSNVVGFSILNVTHPFFLEFTRSLNMSWRETCERSPFPGPTLSAALLFDAVHVVVGAVRELNRSQEIGVRPLACTSASIWQHGTSLMNYLRMVEYDGLTGRVEFNSKGQRTNYTLRILEKSRNGHREIGVWHSNRTLAMNATTLAMDVSESLANKTLIVTTILENPYVMRRAGAQAPGGAGGLYEGFCVDMLHELAGILKFRFQLRLVEDGLYGAPEANGSWTGMVGELINRKADLAVAAFTITAEREKVIDFSKPFMTLGISILYRVHMGRKPGYFSFLDPFSPAVWLFMLLAYLAVSCVLFLAARLSPYEWHNPHPCLRGRPHVLENHYTLGNSLWFPIGGFMQQGSEVLPRALSTRCVSGVWWAFTLIIISSYTANLAAFLTVQRMEVPVESADDLADQTNIEYGTIHAGSTMTFFQTSRYQTYQRMWNYMLSKRPSVFVKSTEEGIARVLSSRYAFLLESTMNEYHRGRDCNLTQIGGLLDTKGYGIGMPLGSPFRDEITLAILQLQENNRLEILKRKWWEGGKCPKEQDHRAKGLGMENIGGIFVVLICGLVVAVFVAVMEFVWATRRSAETEELSVCQEMLRELRQAVACRKPTRSRQRRRPPARAARALRAVREMRLSNGKLYAGPLASEPAPQRLLEEPARPCTHIRICHECRRIQTLRGAPPTPRRPPPPEEGTPRRGGPRDPTEQE